From the genome of Sporomusa sphaeroides DSM 2875:
TACTGAGGCATATTATTAAATGGACATATTTTGGCGTTACCACAGGCGTGATTGCCGGCCTGGGGGTAACTTTATTTTTGCAGCTATTAGCCTGGGCTATTGCTGTTTGGACCCAGGTGCCCTATTACTATTTTTTTATTCCGCCGGTTTTATTTTTAAACAGTTTGCTGGTGCAGTGGCTGGCACCGGGAATTTCGGGCGGGAGCGATAAAATGGTTGAAGCCATTCACCAAAAGGCTGGTTATCTGCCCCTGGCCGAAGTGCCGGTAAAGATAATAGCCACCGTCATAACAATCGCTGCCGGTGGCTCGGCGGGCAAAGAGGGTCCGGCGGCGCAGCTCGGCGCCACCCTTGCCTCGGCCTGGGGACGGTTTTTGCAAACGACAGACGCAGATTGCCGGCAAATTGTTGTGTGCGGTATAAGTGCAGGTTTTGCCGTTGTTTTCGGTACGCCTGTTGCCGGTGCCATATTTGCCGTAGAAGTATTATTTGTTGGTAAAATTCTTTATGATACCCTCTATCCTGCCTGTATTGCCGGTGCGGCCGGTTATTATGTTGCTTATTTTACCGGGATATCTTATGTGTACCGGGATATTATAATAGAATCCAGCTGCTATCTGGCCATGGGGGCAATCGTACTGGGACTGCTTTGCGGGGCAGTCTCGGTATTCTTCATTAAGACAATTCAGCAGTGTGGCCGGCATTTTGACAGGCTGCAGCTGACTAAACCGGTCAAAGCGCTTATTGGCGGTATTATGCTTACCTTTATTGCTCACTTTATCAGCCCGCTGTATCTGGGACTCAGTACCGAATTACTGGAAACCGGGGTGCACGGCGGCAGTATTCCGGCGGCGGCCTTTTTTTGGAAAACTGTTGCCACGGCTGTTACCCTGGGGTGTGGCGGGACAGGCGGGATTATTATGCCGGTTATTGTGGTGGGAACCGCTGCAGGAAACTTATTTGGCCAGCTCATCGGCAGTGTGGATATCCAGGCCTATGCTGTAATCGGTATGGCGGCCTTGCTGGCAGGTGCCGTCAATACACCGATCGCGGCAGTTATTATGGCCGCAGAATTATATGGGAGTGACGTCATTCCCTATGCCGCCATAAGCTGCCTGATTAGCTACATCATTTCCGGTCATCGCAGTATATATCCCAGTCAAATGATAGCTACCGGTAAATGTCCGGCCTTTTTAACAGATACCGGCAATACTGTCAGGTGTGCAGGCAAAACACAAGCCGGTGCCAGCAAAAATCCACTGCAGGTATCCAGGGACTAACCTGTGCTGTGACTTGCCGGAGCGGCAGCCGGAATTGGGAGACTTCTGCCGGAAGCAGGAATTTGCCTGTTTCTATGGAAAGTGATAGCATAGTAATGTACAATAATACTTAT
Proteins encoded in this window:
- a CDS encoding chloride channel protein, with product MEPVLFGCRFLTQYYKQLPLLRHIIKWTYFGVTTGVIAGLGVTLFLQLLAWAIAVWTQVPYYYFFIPPVLFLNSLLVQWLAPGISGGSDKMVEAIHQKAGYLPLAEVPVKIIATVITIAAGGSAGKEGPAAQLGATLASAWGRFLQTTDADCRQIVVCGISAGFAVVFGTPVAGAIFAVEVLFVGKILYDTLYPACIAGAAGYYVAYFTGISYVYRDIIIESSCYLAMGAIVLGLLCGAVSVFFIKTIQQCGRHFDRLQLTKPVKALIGGIMLTFIAHFISPLYLGLSTELLETGVHGGSIPAAAFFWKTVATAVTLGCGGTGGIIMPVIVVGTAAGNLFGQLIGSVDIQAYAVIGMAALLAGAVNTPIAAVIMAAELYGSDVIPYAAISCLISYIISGHRSIYPSQMIATGKCPAFLTDTGNTVRCAGKTQAGASKNPLQVSRD